TTGACTACGCGCACGCACTCGAACGCCTCGCAGCGGCCTATCCAGAGGCTGAAAAGATTGTCCTGGTGCAGGACAATCTCTCCACGCACAGCAAATCGGCCCTGTATCAGGCCTTCTCCCCGGAGAAGGCCCACACGCTGGCACAACGCTTTGAATTCCACTTCACCCCCAGGCACGGCTCTTGGCTGAACATTCAGGAGCTCGAGTGGTCCGCGCTCGCTCGGCAGGCCTTGAAGGCGCGGGTTGGTGACAAAGCCGCACTGATCAAGGTGGTCGGTCATTGGCTGGCCCGGCGAAAGCAGTACGCTGTGTGCATTCGCTGGCAGTTCACGACCCCAG
This Deinococcus ruber DNA region includes the following protein-coding sequences:
- a CDS encoding IS630 family transposase → MPPEQNAAFVCAMEDVLDVYERPLDVARPVVCLDEKPCQLLKDVLQPIEPKPGQVKREDSEYARCGTANLFGWVEPLTGNRDVWVTDRRTSLDYAHALERLAAAYPEAEKIVLVQDNLSTHSKSALYQAFSPEKAHTLAQRFEFHFTPRHGSWLNIQELEWSALARQALKARVGDKAALIKVVGHWLARRKQYAVCIRWQFTTP